The Pyrus communis chromosome 5, drPyrComm1.1, whole genome shotgun sequence region ACCTTTCTCCATGCACGTCTGTAGAGCAGTCAATGCCATTTTCAAGGATTGAAATCAAGCtctcttcaaatttgatgtgaatCGTTGTGCTGGCCTTAGTAAGACGTTGGTTTGCGCTCATCTCCCCTTCCTGTTTTTcgtgaagaagaacaagatcCACAATCTCAACCACCTGCTCTAGTAGTGCTGCCTTGACATAGTTGTCAAGATTTAAAGTTCCTTGAAACACGTCACTGGTTGGCCTTTTTCCGGTTAACATTTCCAACAGGAGGATGCCGTAACGGTACTCGTCACCTTGTGTCCACACTTCATGTCCCATACCATACTCTGCATTTATACAAGTTTTTTTAACAGTGTAATTATCAGCTGAAGGCCCTACTAAAATATCACGAAAAAGAATTAGAAAGTGCTCACTTGGAGAATAACCGATTGTTCCTTTTATTCTGATGGAGCTTGATTGCTTACCAAAACCATCTTTAAGAGTTGTGGGAAGAAAACTCGCCAACCCAAAGTCACCTACATGTCCAATTAGATCGTCGTCGAGAAGAACATTGCTGGGTTTGACAGGTCACAATGAACTATTGGCACGTGACACTGATGATGGTTGATATGTCCAATGCCATTGCAACACCAATAGCAATGTTCACTCATTGAGAAAAAGTTAAGCTCCTTGCCCTCTcatttgtctcattacttgtcTGAGCTGGATGCAAACATTTCTCTAAGCTCCCATTCACCATGAACTCGTAAATTAAGGCCTTAAAATCAGAATCACGATGGTCGAATCCTGAGCATGCAGACAGTACCTTCACAAGGTTATGGTGTCTAATATTCAAGGCCTCACACTTAGCTTTGAAACTTTTGGAAGCTCCACGTCAAACAAGGTGCGTTGAGTACCTTGATGGCAATTGTCGTTTCACCTTGATCAAGTAATCTTTTATAAACTGATCCGTAACTTCCCAACCAATCAAGTTGGCAAAGGAGGATCCATCAGTAGCTTTAAGAAGACTTTGGTAAGACATCTTtgggaaaaattcaaaatcacaGGAAGGATGCTCCTTTTTTTTACTCTGGAAACTACAAAGGTAAAAATACGCAAATGGAAAAGCGAGTCTAGAAAGCGGGAATTTCCCCATTTAGTGAATTATTGTGCAATACCAAATTTTGCAGCTTACGCAGACGGCCAGTCTGGGGGATTTCATGGTGGAAGCTGTTGTTTAAGAGACTAAACACTCTGATGAAACTCAAATTTCCAACACGTGGTGATATGAGCGTCCAAGTTTCAAGGATTTTAGCTCCAGGTGATCCTCTCGTGGCGGTAACCACATGACACACCATGCCAGTGGCAAAAGTGGTGGATTCATTCCACGATCTCTCGACTCCAAGGGGATCATTATATATACTAGCCTTGAATTCAGGCACGGCCAGTTTATCTGTCTCGTTAATCTGGCGACAGCCGAACTAAGACATGAGTTGAGAACGGAATGCATGCAGAAATATGATAAAAAGTGAAGTGATGAAATGAACTTGTACATCCCCATGGTATCTGTTTTGCAGCTTTTGCTTGaaactttaatttggccaagTCTTGCAGCTTGAGGAGAATCCAATTTTGAGAGATTAAAGAAACATATGCCACTAGACAGACTTCTGAATGTGTCCTCAATATTCAAAGATTGCACTTTgcaaaaagcactttcaaatctCAAATCTTTTGAAACATAGAGCTGCGTGGGACTGGGACCCCTACACTTTGAGAAGGTTAAATGCTAAGCTCATTGAATCACCTCACTGTAAAACATTATCTTTATAACTAACTCGAACATCTTTTTTAGTATTTGGATACAAGGGTAAACTCTGAACTTCGGATCAAAAGTAAACGCTCTAAAAGAATACTCAAGGGCTTCATCTTTCAAAACAGTTCTTCTAATTTTACAAGGCTCATAAAGTGAATTTCACTTTTTGCAGATGTTCATCCTATTTTCTCCTAGAAATCAAGAGAGCAACTTGCATGGAACAGGTTCACCGCTACGTGGTGTCTAGGTCCTATAATGCAACGACAAGCGGACAAAAACTTATATATGGTTTTGTATTAGTGGGTTGGGACATCACAATGAACCCGTTCTATATAAGTCGTTCTCCTAAACTGGAGTTCTCTGAAGGTCTACATGATCCCTTAGCATGGTTTCCCAGTATTCATATATAGCTAAGCACATGCCGGGACCACCACACCTCTTCCTTTGCAGCAGATTTATCAGTGGGATTCTTGgggtttaaaagaaaaaggttcTTACTTCTATAAAAAAAACGGGACAGGTGTCCTATAACTGTTTCTAAGTGCACTGACAAAGCGAACAGCTAGCTGTCCGTGAGAAGTCAAATATGTGTATTGTGTATTTGAAAACTACGAAAATTTTGCTATGTTTCGGTGTATGATTTGCACCAGATGAATGAAGTGTTGGATGTGCAACCAAGGATCCAATGGTCAAAGATCTAACGGCCAAATGGCCACACACATACACCGATGCATACTAGAAATCCATGAACATAGAAAGCTAAATAGGTGATGGTGGGTTAAAGCTGATTCTACTTTTGCATCATATATTCCAACACATGACTATTTCAAATGAGTTGACTAACTACAAAAACAGAATGGTTCATCCAAGATTCCCCAGAACAATGACAATTACGCAAATGTTAAAGTGGAAACTTGCCTACCCATGTAACTTGGGATCCCATTCCCAATGGAAGTTTTTCAAGTTTCACAAAAGTAGGCAAATGATGTCCTGGTTTAGTACTATAATTATTACTGAAGCTTGTTGAGccttgtgcatttcaattgaaGTAAGTTCTGGAATGAATCGTGTCTTCGTGATACAGTTAACTCTTTAAGCTACCATCTTGTGCTGTTATATTTAACAGTACAGATTTCGATCTTATGTTTATCGTAACACAATGGAATTTAAGAACAAAGCCACATCTCATGGAAATTCCACATTCTAAACTAAAGGCAACTGTTTAAGTAAATTCTGAACAATTTTGTACAATTTCTTACTACTACTAAGTAGAGAGATTATCACAAATAAAATCCAACTTGCATTCATTTCTTTCAAACAAATACCAGTTGATGACAACTTTTGAACATAGGACATTATAAGACACGAACACAGATTATGGATAGATTGCAGATAAAAATAAGTAGCAAAGCGTAACACACCGAAAGGATTATCAATTAAGCGTTCTTATCTTTTCCTCCTGGAGATGACTTGAACCAAGGTATCCACACTGAGGTTGTCTTCTGATACCGCCTGTATGCTTCTACTCGGTAATCTTGTTTCAGCATTCGGCGTTCGACAAGTATAGTCACATAAGCTAAACACATTGTATTGACCAGAGACCCAACAAAGGCCCATCCATGTCCCAAGTTCCATGCAAATATGACTAATCCCCACCACCACAATTGCTCTCCGAAGTAGTTGGGATGCCGCGAATAGTGCCACAACCCTTCGTCAAGATTCGGAACAACGGGCTTTCCAAGCTCTTTCAGCTTGTTGTTTCGGCTCACAAAGTCATGGAGCTGCGTGTCAGCTAAGTATGCTACAACAATGCCAGTAATGCAGACTATGACGGCAACAAAATCCCATATGTTCAGTGGCACATTAACTGAGTGGATTACATAGAATGGAAGGCATATCCCAATTATAAAAACCTACAAAGGTTAAAAACAACcatcagaaaaccaaaagcgaccatttttcacatttttcaccagCTTGGAAGCTCATTGAGGCAATTCGACAAACACTTAGAGCACTACCTGTTGAGAGAGGTAAACGGCGAAGAAGGAAACCCACCACCAATGTTTGCCGTACTGTGAGCTCATATCTGTGAACCGCCAGTCCTCCCTGGCACCCCATTGCCAATTTTCCCGCCTAAAGTAGTTGTGGCTAAGCCTGAGGCTCCAAACCCAAGTCAGCGAAATTGCAATCGTCGACCGCCACCGGTTGTAATCAGCCAGAGGGTGAGATCCATAGTAGTGAACGAGCATTACAGGGATCACAGTCCAGTACAAATCGATCATCTGCACCAACccaattcataaaaaaaattcaaatttgcaaTTAAGACCCAAAAAGATCAGATTTTGAACGAAAAATCAACGTACCCAGTGGCTGGAAAGAGCTTGGCTGATGACCCAGAAGAGGACGTTGacgttgaggaagaagaaaacgtTGGCTAGGAGAAGAGGGTGGTGATAGCACCATGtcca contains the following coding sequences:
- the LOC137735395 gene encoding uncharacterized protein C594.04c is translated as MAGGNLKNAVIAFLAPLPSILFYLIFLSNHHSQTNESFLSPLWTWCYHHPLLLANVFFFLNVNVLFWVISQALSSHWMIDLYWTVIPVMLVHYYGSHPLADYNRWRSTIAISLTWVWSLRLSHNYFRRENWQWGAREDWRFTDMSSQYGKHWWWVSFFAVYLSQQVFIIGICLPFYVIHSVNVPLNIWDFVAVIVCITGIVVAYLADTQLHDFVSRNNKLKELGKPVVPNLDEGLWHYSRHPNYFGEQLWWWGLVIFAWNLGHGWAFVGSLVNTMCLAYVTILVERRMLKQDYRVEAYRRYQKTTSVWIPWFKSSPGGKDKNA